The sequence below is a genomic window from Deltaproteobacteria bacterium GWC2_55_46.
CTTTGAAAAATTCGACCCTGCCTTCCCGTTTTCGACCTGGCTTTACCGTATAGCCGTAAATACCTGCATCGATTACAGAAGAAAGCCTTTTTTTCTGTCATTCCTGAAAAAATCCAAAGAGGGCGAGGAATCGGAATACGACCATCCCTCGGCCCTTCCTTCCCCTGAGAAATCATATGAATCAAAAGAACTCGGTCTTCAGATAGATGCCGGGCTCAGGTCGCTATCACCCAAACTGCGCGCCGCGATAGTCTTGAAGGAGGTCGAAGGGTTATCTTATGAAGAGATAGCCGGGGTCCTGGATGTTTCCATAGGGACCGTTAAATCCCGTATCTCCAGGGCCAGAGAGGAACTGAAAAAAAATCTGGCAGGCTTCAGGGAACAAAAATAGGTCCCCATCGTATTGCATACAGGAGGTTATATGTATTGCACTGAAGCAACAAGACTTCTTTCAGAATACCTTGACGGAGAAATATCTCCTAACGAGAGGGAATCGCTTGAGAGTCATTTGAATGAATGCGCGAGCTGCTCAATCGAGTATCAAGCGCTTTTGAAAATCCATGAGTCCTTTAAGACAAGAAGATTCCATGCGCCCTCCGATCTGGACATGCGCATAATCAAAAGCCTGCCTGAGAGAAAAGCGGTCGGAGAAGAAGAGGGTCTCTGGTCGATTCACCCTGTATTTACAAGGTTTGCCGGGGCATTTACTTTGATAGTGTTGATAGCGGCCGGGGCGATATCAGGCAGCTTTCTCTCTAAAAGCCTTATAACCAACGCGAACTCATTGGAAAACGGCTTCGCGACCGCCTCCCTTTCTCTCGAGGTTTTTGAGCCGGCGCCACGCGACTCCGCAATCGGCGCGGACCTTTTGATGGAGGGCTCAAATGAAAAGTAAACTCCTTAAATTTATATTCATCGCTTCCCTGGCCTTGAATGTCTCGGTTCTTGCCGCCGCCGGATACGTTTACTACAGGCATTCCTCCGGCTACTGGGTGACTCCTTTCGGGGACGTCGTAAAAAAAGACCACTTTCTCTTTGAGGAGCTTTCCCTTAGGCCGGAGCAGGCGTCCATGATGAAAGAGAGAGCGACCGCATTCCGCGCGGAGATAGACGGGAGAAGGAAGGAAATACTGGAGAGGAGAAAGGAATTGTTCGCTCTCCTTCGCGAGGAAAACGCCGATCCCGCAAGGATCGAAGCCGCGATCTTCGACATAAGCGGAATGCAGAAAGAGATGCAAAGACGGGTGGCGGCCCATATTCTTGAAGTGAAGGCGTTGCTTGACAAAGACCAGCGGCATGGTTTTTTAAATCTGCTTGAAAGGTCAATGAAAAAAGGCGGGCATCCAGGGTGCTCATCCGATGAGCAAAATTATCATAGACAACATTTTGAGCAGTAATCTGAAAGGGGAAACTCAATGAAAAGAGCGATATTAACCGCGGCCATAATCGGTCTTCTTGCGGCAACTTCGTCATTTGCTTTGGATCATTCACAGATGCACGAGATGATGATGAAAGAGGGCGGGCCCAAAGAGGATACCAGGACCGAGTTAAAGATACCCGAGCCCACGAAGGTGATGCATAAAGGGATAATGCGGAGCCACCTGGACGCCGTAAGCGATATTGCCGCGGCCCTGGCGGCAAATGAGAGGGAAAAGGCCGCTAAAATCGCGAAGGACAGCCTTGGCTGGAACGAGTCGCAGGAAAAAATGTGCTCCGTTTTCGGCGAGTCAGCAGGGAAGGAGTTTCTGGACTATGGCAAGGCTATGCACACAAAGGCCGATGAGCTTGCGGAGGCTGCCAGGGCAGGAAACAGAGACAAGGCATTTGCAGACCTTTCCAGGCTGATTAAAAACTGTAATGCCTGCCATGAAAGGTACAGGCACTGAGGAATCATAAATACACGGCAGGCCGAAAAAGCCTGTTTGTATTCAGCATCTCAGGGTTGCTGTCGGAGTATGCAAAGCAGTGTTTTTTTTACGAAAGATTAAAATTGAGATATATTTAGACTGTCAAATCCAATTATTAATGGCAGGCGTGACCTTCAAGGTAAGTGAATACATAACGCTTCCAAGGGAAAAAATATGTCTTTGATAGTGGCTGAAAATATACATAAGGACTACCAGGTCGGTGAGATAAGGGTCGAGGCGTTGAAGGGGGTCAGCTTCGAGATAGAGCCTTCTTCCTTTGTTTCCTTCGTTGGTCCTTCGGGTAGCGGGAAGACGACCCTGTTGAACCTTATCGGTTGCCTGGACAAGCCTACGGGCGGCAAGTTGAAGGTCTCGGATACGGATGTCTTAAGTCTCGATCGGAAACAGAGCGCATTTTTTAGAGGATCTAATATCGGATTCATCTTTCAGGATTTCAATCTCATACCCGTCCTTACGGTTTACGAAAATATCGAATATCCGCTTCTAATGGTGCAAAACATCCCCGCCGGAGAGAGAAAAAAACGGGTTACGGCCCTTTTGGACGCAGTTGGAATGTCCGAGCAGAGGGATAAGTATCCCGATCAGATCTCGGGAGGACAAAAGCAGAGGGTGGCTGTCGCGAGGGCCCTTGTCACAAACCCGAAGCTTGTCCTTGCCGACGAGCCTACCGCCAATCTGGACCACAAAACAGCCTACATGGTCATTGCGCTCATGAAAAAGATGAGGGATGAGCTCAGGACCACGTTCATCTTTTCCACCCACGACCAAAAGATAGTGGGAGAAGCTGAGATATTGTATTCACTGGAGGACGGAGAACTGAAGGGGAAGGACGTTAAAAAGGGTGGTGCACGGAATGCGTAATCTCTTCAAGATAGCCGTAAGGAACCTCCTGAGGTATAAAAGAAGGACGATGCTGACGGCCTCGCTGATAACCGTCGGAGTTGTTTTCGTCCTCGTATTTATTTCCGTATCAGGGTCGTTTAAAAACATGATGATAGGGCAGATAACCGATTCGATGCTCGGCCACATGCAGGTTCACAGGAAAGGCTATGTGGCATCCATAGAAAACCTGCCGCTGACCATGAATTTAATGCCTGAAGAGTTTGAAAGGCTGGAGGCTGTGCTCGATAGCCAGCCCGAAATCGAGGCCTACTCTCCAAGAATAAGGTTCGGAGGCGGGTTCAGCAATTTCGCCGAGACGACAAACATAAGGCTCAACGCGGTATTCCCGGAAAAGGAATTCAGGACGGTCCCTCTGCTTTCCTCAAGAATCGTAAATGGTGAGAAAAATATTAAACAGGGTGAGATCATTGTTCCTGAACTCCTGGCGAAGGGGATGAATGTAAATATCGGAGATATGGTAGTTGTAGTTACGACCAATAAGGACGGCTCTGTAAACGGAAAACAGTTTAAGATCGGAGGAATCCTTCAGAGCGCCACAGGGCCCGGCGGCAGGGACGGCTACATACATATCGAGGATGCCCGTGAACTTCTCAGGATGGATGAAATGGAGATAAGCGAGGTAGCTGTCAGGCTTAAAGACTTCGGCAGGTTGAACAAGTTCAGTGAAAAGCTGAGCGCCGTGCTTTCGAAAGACCTGAATTCTCAGGGTAAGCCAGTATTCGAGGTGCATACATGGGAAACGCTCTCGCCCTTCTATAATATAGCTAGGATGATAGATTTAATGACGTTTTTTATCAAGCTGATGCTCATAGCCATTGTCCTGATAAGTATAATGAACGTCATGATAATGGCCGTATATGAAAGGATACGGGAGATAGGGACCATAGCCGCCATAGGCACGCTCCCGGGCAAGATACTTTCCATGTTCGTGATAGAAGGTTTCTGCCTCGGTGTCGCGGGCGCCGTTATCGGGAATATTGTGGGGGTTTCGATCGTCCTTATCCTCAATCTGCTGGAAATCACCTTTGATTTCGGTCAGCAAACGGGGCTGCTCCTTGTCGCTGAAATAACCCCATACGATCTTCTGTTCATATCCGTAACAGTAATAGTCGTCTCAGTCATAGCGAGCCTTCAGCCTGCGTTCAAGGCGTCACGGATGGAGCCGATAGACGCGCTCCGCCACGTATAGGAGACTTATGCACAGATTTATTTTGGCTTTTCTTATCGTCCTGTTTTACGCTTTCGAAGCCTTCGCGGTGGATGGTGCGGTCTTATTAGAGCAGATCGACAGGAACCTGAACCCCGAGTCCTACGAGTCGTACCGGAAGCTCATCAACATAGAACCTGACGGTCGGAGGAAGGAATATACGCTCTTTACCATGAAAAAGGGCCTCGACAAAACCGCCTTCGTCTTCCTTGCCCCTGCGAGCGAAAAGGGCAGGAGCGCCCTGCGGCTGG
It includes:
- a CDS encoding ABC transporter, producing the protein MSLIVAENIHKDYQVGEIRVEALKGVSFEIEPSSFVSFVGPSGSGKTTLLNLIGCLDKPTGGKLKVSDTDVLSLDRKQSAFFRGSNIGFIFQDFNLIPVLTVYENIEYPLLMVQNIPAGERKKRVTALLDAVGMSEQRDKYPDQISGGQKQRVAVARALVTNPKLVLADEPTANLDHKTAYMVIALMKKMRDELRTTFIFSTHDQKIVGEAEILYSLEDGELKGKDVKKGGARNA
- a CDS encoding ABC transporter substrate-binding protein: MRNLFKIAVRNLLRYKRRTMLTASLITVGVVFVLVFISVSGSFKNMMIGQITDSMLGHMQVHRKGYVASIENLPLTMNLMPEEFERLEAVLDSQPEIEAYSPRIRFGGGFSNFAETTNIRLNAVFPEKEFRTVPLLSSRIVNGEKNIKQGEIIVPELLAKGMNVNIGDMVVVVTTNKDGSVNGKQFKIGGILQSATGPGGRDGYIHIEDARELLRMDEMEISEVAVRLKDFGRLNKFSEKLSAVLSKDLNSQGKPVFEVHTWETLSPFYNIARMIDLMTFFIKLMLIAIVLISIMNVMIMAVYERIREIGTIAAIGTLPGKILSMFVIEGFCLGVAGAVIGNIVGVSIVLILNLLEITFDFGQQTGLLLVAEITPYDLLFISVTVIVVSVIASLQPAFKASRMEPIDALRHV